The following proteins are co-located in the Physeter macrocephalus isolate SW-GA unplaced genomic scaffold, ASM283717v5 random_87, whole genome shotgun sequence genome:
- the CATSPER1 gene encoding cation channel sperm-associated protein 1 has product MAEKAQSEADTDDSDVFSHPSSPTTHHRPGHGGVHHHHQRVSRPHGEAHHHGISPHRGGSQDFHDNAFSRHCHRSEPYYHRDFSHSGSPAQHSEAQHHGGHHHHEARHNRRPASMGSYHHDEHLHGHRDERHHRERQRGARPRDDLHRDHRYGEYRRGSSELFGPYTSHSVASASLGSAYSRQVAPQPSKPDRQSSAFSLARSLNTVRSHPAQTSSKVHPQGSSSKTSESWPEEDEQIQKHKTGRAPRTHKKLHAVDLFYSLWEKLSHLIWGLSRMLRKLTDSLAFEAFIVFIVCLNTIMLVAQTFAEVEVRGEWYFMALDSIFLCIYVVEAVLKIIALGLKYFLDPWNNLDFFIMVMAVLEFMLLQANSSSMRVVYNQSIFRIFKVFKSLRALRAIRVLRRLSFLTSLQEVTGTLARSLPSIAAILILMFTCLFLFSVVLRALFRYSDPKRFQNIFTTIFTLFTLLTLDDWSLIYLDSRAQGAWYIIPILMIYIIIQYFIFLNLVIAVLVDNFQMALLKGLEKVKQEASQIHEKLLDDSLTELIEAEPKEVISEHTIQKQLLEKKFGGMTEKQQELLFHFLQLVSGVERYQQKFRSQAAVIDEIVDTAFEAGEEDFRK; this is encoded by the exons ATGGCCGAAAAGGCTCAAAGTGAGGCAGACACTGATGACTCGGATGTGTTCTCTCACCCCAGCTCACCAACCACACACCACAGGCCAGGCCATGGTGGagtccaccaccatcaccaaagGGTGTCCCGTCCCCATGGTGAGGCCCACCATCACGGCATATCCCCTCATCGTGGTGGATCTCAAGACTTCCATGACAATGCCTTCTCCCGCCATTGCCACCGCTCTGAGCCTTACTACCATAGAGACTTCTCCCACTCTGGTAGCCCTGCCCAGCACAGTGAGGCCCAGCACCATGGCGGGCACCATCACCATGAAGCCCGTCACAACAGAAGGCCTGCCTCCATGGGGTCCTACCACCACGACGAACACCTCCACGGCCACCGTGACGAGCGCCACCACAGAGAGCGCCAGCGCGGCGCACGTCCTCGCGATGATCTCCACCGAGATCACCGCTATGGGGAGTACCGTCGTGGTAGCTCCGAGCTCTTTGGCCCATACACGTCCCACAGTGTGGCCTCAGCCTCCCTCGGCTCTGCCTATTCTCGTCAAGTAGCCCCCCAACCTAGCAAGCCAGACAGACAGAGCTCGGCCTTCAGCTTGGCTCGTTCCCTGAACACAGTGCGCTCACACCCTGCCCAGACCTCCAGCAAAGTCCATCCTCAGGGCTCCTCCTCTAAAACCTCGGAAAGCTGGCCCGAAGAAGACGAGCAGATTCAGAAGCACAAAA CTGGCCGGGCCCCACGAACCCACAAGAAGCTGCACGCTGTGGACCTCTTCTATTCGCTGTGGGAAAAATTAAGCCACCTCATTTGGGGCCTTTCGAGAATGCTCAGGAAACTGACTGACTCCCTGGCCTTTGAAGCCTTCATCGTCTTCATCGTCTGCCTCAACACCATCATGCTCGTGGCCCAGACCTTCGCTGAAGTCGAGGTCCGGGGCG AGTGGTACTTCATGGCCTTGGACTCCATCTTCCTCTGCATCTACGTGGTGGAAGCTGTGCTCAAAATCATTGCTCTGGGCCTCAAGTATTTTTTGGACCCCTGGAACAACCTGG ATTTCTTCATCATGGTCATGGCTGTGCTGGAATTCATGCTCCTGCAGGCCAACTCTTCCTCCATGCGCGTGGTCTACAACCAAAGCATCTTCCGCATCTTCAAGGTCTTCAAGAGCCTGCGAGCCTTGCGAGCTATCCGGGTCCTGCGGAGGCTCAG CTTCCTGACCAGCCTCCAGGAAGTGACCGGGACCCTGGCCCGGTCCTTGCCATCCATCGCCGCCATCCTCATCCTCATGTTCACTTGTCTCT TCCTGTTCTCTGTGGTGCTCCGGGCACTGTTCCGCTACTCTGACCCCAAGCGCTTCCAGAACATCTTCACCACCATCTTCACCCTCTTCACCTTGCTCACCCTGGACGACTGGTCCCTCATCTACCTGGACAGCCGAGCCCAGG GCGCCTGGTACATCATCCCCATTCTCATGATATATATCATCATCCAGTACTTCATCTTCCTCAA CCTGGTGATTGCCGTCCTGGTGGATAACTTCCAGATGGCCCTGCTCAAAGGCCTGGAGAAAGTGAAGCAGGAG GCCTCCCAGATCCATGAGAAGCTACTGGATGACTCACTGACAGAGCTCATCGAAGCAG AGCCTAAAGAGGTGATAAGTGAACACACTATACAGAAGCAGCTCCTTGAGAAAAAATTTGGAGGCATGACTGAGAA gcagCAGGAGCTCCTGTTCCACTTCCTGCAGCTGGTGTCCGGGGTGGAGCGTTACCAGCAGAAATTCCGCTCGCAGGCAGCTGTCATCGATGAGATTGTGGACACCGCGTTTGAG GCTGGAGAAGAGGACTTCAGGAAGTGA
- the GAL3ST3 gene encoding galactose-3-O-sulfotransferase 3 produces the protein MPPILQRLQQATKMSRRKILLLVLGCSTLSLLIHQGAQLSWYPKLFPLSCPPLQDSPPRPKHMTVAFLKTHKTAGTTVQNILFRFAERHNLTVALPHPSCEHQFCYPRNFSAHFVHPATRPPHVLASHLRFDRAELQRLMPPGTVYVTILREPAAMFESLFSYYNQYCPAFRRVPNASLEAFLSAPEAYYRAGEHFAMFAHNTLAYDLGGDNERSPRDDAAYLAGLIRQVEEVFSLVMIAEYFDESLVLLRRLLAWDLDDVLYARLNARAASSRLAAIPAALARAARAWNALDAGLYDHFNATFWRRVALAGRACVEREARELREARERLLRRCFGDEPVLRPAAQIRTKQLQPWQPSRKVDIMGYDLPGGRAGPATEACLKLAMPEVQYSSYLLRKQKRRGGVRPRPEPVLDNPPPRPIRALPRGH, from the exons ATGCCACCCATCCTCCAGCGCCTGCAGCAGGCCACCAAGATGAGCCGCAGGAAAATCCTGCTGCTGGTGCTAGGATGCAGCACCTTAAGCctcctcatccaccagggggcgcAGCTCAGCTG GTACCCCAAGCTGTTCCCTCTGAGCTGCCCGCCTCTGCAGGACTCTCCGCCGCGCCCCAAGCACATGACCGTAGCCTTTCTGAAGACGCACAAGACTGCGGGCACGACAGTGCAGAACATCCTGTTCCGCTTCGCCGAGCGCCACAATCTGACCGTGGCCCTGCCGCACCCGAGCTGCGAGCACCAGTTCTGCTACCCGCGCAACTTCTCGGCGCACTTCGTGCACCCGGCCACGCGGCCGCCGCACGTGCTGGCCAGCCACCTGCGCTTCGACCGCGCGGAGCTGCAGCGCCTCATGCCCCCGGGCACCGTCTACGTCACCATCCTGCGCGAGCCGGCCGCCATGTTCGAGTCGCTCTTCAGCTACTACAACCAGTACTGCCCCGCCTTCCGGCGCGTGCCCAACGCGTCGCTCGAGGCCTTCCTGAGCGCGCCCGAGGCCTACTACCGCGCGGGCGAGCACTTCGCCATGTTCGCGCACAACACGCTGGCCTACGACCTGGGCGGCGACAACGAGCGCAGCCCGCGCGACGACGCCGCCTACCTGGCGGGCCTCATCCGCCAGGTGGAGGAGGTCTTCTCGCTCGTCATGATCGCCGAGTACTTCGACGAGTCGCTCGTGCTGTTGCGGCGCCTGCTGGCCTGGGACCTGGACGACGTGCTCTACGCCAGGCTCAACGCGCGCGCCGCCAGCTCGCGCCTCGCCGCCATCCCCGCGGCTCTCGCGCGGGCCGCGCGCGCCTGGAACGCGCTCGACGCCGGCCTCTACGACCACTTCAACGCCACCTTCTGGCGCCGCGTGGCGCTCGCCGGCCGCGCCTGCGTGGAGCGCGAGGCGCGCGAGTTGCGCGAGGCCCGAGAGCGCCTGCTGCGGCGCTGCTTTGGTGACGAACCTGTGCTGCGGCCTGCGGCGCAGATTCGCACCAAGCAGCTGCAGCCCTGGCAGCCCAGCCGCAAGGTGGACATCATGGGCTACGACCTGCCCGGCGGCCGTGCCGGCCCGGCCACCGAGGCCTGCCTCAAGCTGGCCATGCCCGAGGTGCAGTACTCGAGCTACCTGCTGCGCAAGCAGAAGCGCCGAGGTGGCGTGCGCCCCCGGCCCGAACCGGTCCTGGACAATCCCCCTCCTCGGCCCATCCGGGCGCTGCCCCGGGGCCACTGA